The sequence CCTCCATGAATTTCAACTAATTCCTTAACTAAAGCCAAACCTAAACCTGTTCCCTCATAAGAACGATTTTCTGAACCTTCAGCTTGACGAAAACGTTCAAACAAGTGGGGAATTTCCTCTTCGGCAATACCAATTCCTGTATCTTCTATCTGCAAGACACAATCCGAACCTGTATACTGCACTCTAACTATAATATTACCGTTTTGAGGAGTAAACTTCATGGCATTCGATAGCAGGTTATAAACTACCTTATCGAATTTTTCTATATCTAAATAAACCGCAGGACAATCTTCTAACTCAGTAAGCAGATTTAATTGTTTTTTCTCGCAGTACGGACGAAAAGACTCAACAATTTGACTTACAAATTGAACTAAATCGCACTTGCGGAAACTTGGCTGCATTCTTCGGGCATCCAAACGTTGTAGATCCAATAATTGATTTACCAGTCTTAATAAACGTCTGGAATTACGCAAGGCAATGTTACTTTGTTCGTGAGATAGTCCTTCACCGCTACCAACGGCTGACTCTAAAGGACCTTGAATTAAAGTTATCGGAGTTCGGAACTCGTGAGAAATATTTTGGAAAAATTCGGTTTTTTGCCTATCTAATTCCAGCAATCGTTCGGCTTGTTCGCGGGTTTGCTGATAAAGTCGGGACTGCTGAACTGCTAGAGCAGCTTGAACTGCAACAGATACAGCTAACTCTATTTCAGATTTCAACCAATCGCGTTCCTTTGTACTTTGTCTTAAAGTAATACTGCCGATAATTTTTCCATCGGCAAGTAATGGAACTACCATCAACGAACGAGTAGCCATTTTTGAAGGTAAATCAAAACCTTTGACTTCGTTTGAGTAATCGTTAAGATTGTTAACAATTACCGGCTCTTGAGTTTGCAAAATTTGTTGCAATATTTGGTTTCCGGTAATTGGTGCCAAAAGCTGGGGTAATTGATGAGTATTCAATCTGACTTTACCGTTTGAATAATGCTTCACCTCTACCTGAGAACTATCATACAAACCGACACATTCTACGAACTCATCTTCGGCAGTCCATAAAGACAAAACGCACCCATCCACCTGCAAAGCTTGTCCGAGTTGTTGCGTAATAGCCGCAAAGATTTCTTGGGGGTCTAAGCTAGAACGGATAGCACTAGTAATAGTATTAATTAATACTTCTCTTTGAGCGAGAGCATGTACCTGCTCGTAAGCGTGGGCTTGAGATAAAGCCAATGCTGCTTGATTCGCTACCATCACTACCAACTGCACATCATCTTCTTCCCACTCGCGTGACTCTTTAGCTTGATGCAGTGCTAATACAGCCATTAACTCTTGTTGGCAAATCAGCGGAACAACCAAACTAGAAAAAATTTGAGCATTACCGAAGGTGAGAGCGCGATTGCTTTTCTCGGAAGTGTCTCCTTGAACCCGCTCATCCGTTGTTGCATCAGAAATTACCATCACTTCGCGAGTTTCCCATACTGTATGGGCTAACAGTTCGGTAGAGGAAGGCAAACAATTGGCTTGAATTAATTCATCTTCATCCTTCTCAGAATCAGGTAATTGTGCTTCTTCAAGATTTTTTTGATAAATAAAACCTTCATTTACTAAATGTCCATTCTGGAAGGGACGTAAAAGACATACATCAACTTCCAACATATTACCTACATTATCTACAATCGCTTGCAGAATTTGCCGATAATCTAAGGCGCTGCGAATGGTATTAGTTAGAGAGTTAAGCAGCGATTCTTGACGTAATGTACGGGTTAATTCGTAAGTACGCGCTTTGAGGACATTATGAGTATCTAACGCTTGGCGCACTACTGCTTTAAGTTCTTCTGCTTCCCAAGGCTTCGTTACATATTTGAAAACCTTACCAGCGTTTATAGCTTCCACCAAGTCTTCGACATCAGTGTAGCCAGTTAAAATAATCCGGATAATATCTGGGTACTGAGTAGCTGTCAGGCTAAGAAATTCTGTACCACTCATCATCGGCATTCGTTGGTCGGAAATAATTACTGATATATCTCCTTCTTTGGCTAATAATTCTAATGCAGCCGGACCACTTGTAGCTCGTAGCACCTTATATTCACGATAAAAGGTACGGTATAGCAGATCGAGGTTGTCGGGTTCATCATCAACAACCAGTATTTTTGGCTTTCTGTTTACTTGGGATTTCATGCACCGCTTCCATGCAGTAACGGCAGTCGGATAAACAATTTAGTTAGGTAAGAATGTTTTAACATTCGATTTAATGGCACAATATTTAAAATGCAATTGGCAATCGCTTAGTTTAAAGCAAACTTCTTGGTCATAAATTCTTAAGCCAAGACTTGGCTTACACGATTACCATGAAGCTTGGCATGATGCCCTTAATCTGCTTCATACTCAGCTTCAGTTGTCAAAACTAGATATCTGATAGCCATTTTTTTCTTCATCCACAGCAGGATTTTTTTAATTAAATGTACATTTGTCAACATTGGTTGAATTTATCTGCCCAGCATCTGTTTTATTAGTTTTCCCGAGTTAGCACCAACACTAACATCTGAAAGTAATTTTTATTCATCACAATCAGATGTTTCTAAGTTTTATTACTTATCTATGATTGTAATTTTAGTCTAATAAAGAACATATTGCGCCCGTGGAAAATCAGTATAAAGTTATCATACTGCTAGGTAGATTGCTATTTTATCAATCACATCTGAAGTTTGTTTAGCAATCCAATGACGATCGCTATGCAAATTATGCCTTAAGTGTTTGTAAGATAATTATTTCTAACCAATACAAATGACCTAAAAATAATTCTAGTGACTGACGATCTAAGCGATAACTAAACCAAAGTCAATCATTAATCTAGCAACCTCGGCGATCGCATATGTTTTGTTAAGTGCTAAATCTAACTTATGACCTTATGTCTGAAAGTGATGAAAAGCATTTTAACAGGATGCTTACAAAGGTATTAGAGGCTGTTTCATAACTTAGCCTGCTTTAGAAATGACCATAGTGGCGACAAAAGACACTAAACATAGATTAGAATGTTTATTCCTCGTGTTGTACTTTGTTATGCAATATAGAGGAGATTTCAGCCAGTACTTCACCAACCTTCAAATTGCCGATTGAGAAAAAGGAGTTTCTTGTAGGGAGTAGCGAGAAGAAAGTTAACTTTGCTTTGTTGACTTAGTGAATTACTAATACCTTGTCCCATTGGTTTTACTAGTCTTTATTAAACCTGTATGCTATACATATTAAGGTTTTTAAGGATATTTGAATTCCTTAAAATTAATGAGACAGACCATTAGAGAATCGTAACTAATTCAATTATTGAAGATGAAGTGCTTTTGCGGCGAGCTTTAAATTAAAAATTCGGTGTTTGATAAAGAACTTGTTACTATCAATAGTCAGGAGGTAAAGAAATATCTATCATAAGCTTAAAATCAATTGATTTGTTGTATAACAAATCAGGCTAAAAATTTAGGTATTGCTGAATATCACTAATGAAGGGGGAATTATTTAAAGTTAGCTCCAAGTGAACTAGTGTTTTTCCATCTATCAACTAATATTACTATCCGTATTGTTACTTAGAACCTACAATTTTTGAATATTTTCATCTATTTTGCACAATTTTTGTTCATTACAGGGTGTTTGGTGCAAGGCAAAGCAGATAAAATTGAAAAAATTATGAACTTATGTATCAAGTAGAGTCAATATATTAATCAATATAATTCTTCGGTTTCTCGCTTTTTCGTCTGTTCTTATACTTGTTTATTAAATCAGATATGTAAAAACACATTCGATGTCAAACTCGTATTTCTAAATTTTTCAATTTACAAAATAGAGTTTTCACGCCAAGACAAATGATATTTTACTAAATTTGACTACTATTTTCAATGAACAACTTTAACAGTAGGCTTGCTTTGAATCCTTGGCTTTCTCTTCCGTCTCATCAAAAATCAGTTGCGGTAGTTAATACCCCAGTGAATTGCGGTTTCCAAATCAGGATTTGTACGGTTAGCGACTTAACTAGTATTGCTCAAATTATCGCCGAAAGTTTTCACTCCCGTGATGGCATATGGGGATGGGCTTTTCCTTTACTGCGTTTAGGTATTTATGAAGACTTAAAACATCGTTTAGCAACCTCTGCTCCTCATCATGTTTGTTTAGTCGCTGTTGATACTAGCACTAAAGCAAGTTTGGATTTGGTTGCAACTGTAGAATTAAGCGTG comes from Rivularia sp. PCC 7116 and encodes:
- a CDS encoding response regulator, producing MKSQVNRKPKILVVDDEPDNLDLLYRTFYREYKVLRATSGPAALELLAKEGDISVIISDQRMPMMSGTEFLSLTATQYPDIIRIILTGYTDVEDLVEAINAGKVFKYVTKPWEAEELKAVVRQALDTHNVLKARTYELTRTLRQESLLNSLTNTIRSALDYRQILQAIVDNVGNMLEVDVCLLRPFQNGHLVNEGFIYQKNLEEAQLPDSEKDEDELIQANCLPSSTELLAHTVWETREVMVISDATTDERVQGDTSEKSNRALTFGNAQIFSSLVVPLICQQELMAVLALHQAKESREWEEDDVQLVVMVANQAALALSQAHAYEQVHALAQREVLINTITSAIRSSLDPQEIFAAITQQLGQALQVDGCVLSLWTAEDEFVECVGLYDSSQVEVKHYSNGKVRLNTHQLPQLLAPITGNQILQQILQTQEPVIVNNLNDYSNEVKGFDLPSKMATRSLMVVPLLADGKIIGSITLRQSTKERDWLKSEIELAVSVAVQAALAVQQSRLYQQTREQAERLLELDRQKTEFFQNISHEFRTPITLIQGPLESAVGSGEGLSHEQSNIALRNSRRLLRLVNQLLDLQRLDARRMQPSFRKCDLVQFVSQIVESFRPYCEKKQLNLLTELEDCPAVYLDIEKFDKVVYNLLSNAMKFTPQNGNIIVRVQYTGSDCVLQIEDTGIGIAEEEIPHLFERFRQAEGSENRSYEGTGLGLALVKELVEIHGGKVTVDSLYEHGTTFTIYLQPGSAHLDASQVVETAAQVNVSRAAVELADLELIESTDTYNTDNIPGELLPNSVESPDLKTGKGQSVLVVDDNPDMRAYVSSILRANGYQVQTARNGSEGFNIAKEFLPNLIITDLMMPVVTGLEMIRIIRLEETLKGIPIILLTAKVDEDTRIEGTERGADAYLAKPFNDRELLAEARNLLALKENERKVVELNTYLTESVLQRFLPPVLVQKAQKGELVLDLRPEPRLITVLFSDIVGFTQLSNTLRSRKVAELLNEYLEAMTKAVFDNGGTVDKFMGDAILALYGAPEELTPNEQVRRAVNTSRAMLRGLSELNERWRSQGIFDSDGRSGLQFRCGIHQGTAVVGMFGSSERADYTAIGPSVNIASRLQGAADPGSILVSAAVADYLEEEEIIKGKPLELKGIDETVLTFAVTSELVVRSLE
- a CDS encoding GNAT family N-acetyltransferase, translating into MNNFNSRLALNPWLSLPSHQKSVAVVNTPVNCGFQIRICTVSDLTSIAQIIAESFHSRDGIWGWAFPLLRLGIYEDLKHRLATSAPHHVCLVAVDTSTKASLDLVATVELSVRLGDAWTYAGTRKSYAYLSNLAVHPQYRRQGAARALLTSCEKVASDWGFQDLYLHVLENNHQARQLYFKLGYRMHQIDSNWNTFFFRRSRQILLYKHLLDY